Proteins from one Deinococcus sp. AB2017081 genomic window:
- a CDS encoding ABC transporter permease yields the protein MLVYIVRRVALMVFVLWGVSLAAFVISHALPADPAAAALGNNAREEQLQEFRVKNGLDRPLVVQYGVYMGNLVRGDLGASLRTQNSITADLRQFFPATFELTLGAVVFAVLIGVPLGIVAALTQGRWPDLLARTFALLGGATPVYWLAILALNVFHEKLGWLPGPGRLDAYSLPPPVKTGLVTIDSLLVGDREVFVDALRHLLLPGLVLGMFSAALLTRMTRSALLEVLGQDYIRTARAKGLTRARVIARHAMRNASLPILTVLGTLFGSLLTGAVLTETIFSWPGIGGYATTSAISLDFPAVMGVTLIAGLAYSVVNLLVDLLYALFDPRISFS from the coding sequence TTGCTCGTCTATATCGTGCGGCGCGTGGCGCTGATGGTGTTCGTGCTGTGGGGCGTGTCGCTCGCGGCCTTCGTGATCTCACACGCCCTGCCCGCCGATCCGGCAGCGGCGGCGCTGGGCAACAACGCGCGCGAGGAGCAGCTCCAGGAATTCCGGGTGAAGAACGGGCTGGACAGACCGCTGGTGGTGCAGTACGGGGTGTATATGGGGAACCTCGTGCGCGGCGACCTGGGAGCGTCGCTGCGGACCCAGAACTCGATCACGGCCGACCTGCGGCAGTTCTTCCCGGCCACCTTCGAACTGACGCTGGGCGCGGTGGTGTTCGCGGTGCTGATCGGGGTGCCGCTGGGCATCGTGGCGGCGCTGACGCAGGGCCGGTGGCCGGATCTGCTGGCCCGCACCTTCGCGCTGCTGGGCGGGGCGACCCCGGTGTACTGGCTGGCGATCCTGGCCCTGAACGTGTTCCACGAGAAGCTGGGATGGCTGCCGGGGCCAGGGCGGCTGGACGCCTACAGCCTGCCGCCGCCCGTGAAGACCGGGCTGGTGACCATCGATTCCCTGCTGGTCGGTGACCGCGAGGTCTTCGTGGACGCGCTGCGGCACCTGCTGCTGCCGGGGCTGGTGCTGGGCATGTTCTCGGCGGCGCTGCTGACCCGCATGACCCGCTCGGCGCTGCTGGAGGTGCTCGGGCAGGACTACATCCGCACGGCACGGGCCAAGGGGCTGACCCGTGCCCGGGTGATCGCGCGGCACGCCATGCGCAACGCCTCGCTGCCGATCCTGACGGTGCTGGGCACGCTGTTCGGGTCGCTGCTCACGGGGGCGGTGCTGACCGAGACGATCTTCTCGTGGCCGGGCATCGGCGGCTACGCGACCACGTCGGCCATCAGCCTGGACTTCCCGGCGGTCATGGGGGTCACGCTGATCGCGGGGCTGGCGTACTCGGTCGTGAACCTGCTGGTCGATCTGCTGTACGCCTTGTTCGACCCCAGGATCAGCTTCTCGTGA